CCCGATGGGGCCTATCGGTGACTGGCTGCCGGACCTCCTGCCCGACCTGGACACCGTCTGTCGGGGGGCTGGCGCGTTTGCCCTCAAGATCGAACCGGATGGACCGGAGGATCCCGGCCTGGCAGCGGATCTCCAGGCGCATGGCTTCCGCCCGAGCCCGCACAGCATTCAGCCACGCCGCAGCCTGATCGTTGACCTGCGCGGGTCCGAAGAGGACGTCCTCGCCCGGATGCACCAGAAGACCCGCTACAACATCCGCCTGGCGGCGAAGAACGGGGTGACCACCCGCACTTGGGATGACCTGGCGACGTTCGGACAGATGATGCAGCAGACTGCTGCCCGCAATGGCTTCGGGGCGCACCAACCCAGCTACTATGCGGATGCATTCGACCACTTCCATCCCCTCCA
This sequence is a window from Anaerolineales bacterium. Protein-coding genes within it:
- a CDS encoding peptidoglycan bridge formation glycyltransferase FemA/FemB family protein — protein: MPSHLDRDSWGNFLSRCPEAHLLQSSAWGELKAGYGWEILRVASGDAGAQVLVRRLPLGLRLAYVPMGPIGDWLPDLLPDLDTVCRGAGAFALKIEPDGPEDPGLAADLQAHGFRPSPHSIQPRRSLIVDLRGSEEDVLARMHQKTRYNIRLAAKNGVTTRTWDDLATFGQMMQQTAARNGFGAHQPSYYADAFDHFHPL